A window of the Butyricimonas virosa genome harbors these coding sequences:
- the ung gene encoding uracil-DNA glycosylase: MKVQIEESWQQRLQDEFDKPYFEKLVAFVKSEYKKAHVLPPGHQIFHVFNACPFEKVKIVILGQDPYPNPGQYYGVCFSVPDGVAIPGSLANIFKEIHMDLGTPIPTSGNLDHWVAQGVFPMNSVLTVRAHETGSHRDKGWEIFTDAVIKKLSDERENLVFMLWGSYAKEKMSLIDTRKHLVLTTVHPSPRSAEYGFFGCKHFSKANAFLRSKGIQEINW, from the coding sequence ATGAAGGTTCAAATAGAAGAAAGTTGGCAACAACGCTTACAGGATGAATTTGACAAACCCTATTTCGAGAAATTAGTGGCGTTTGTCAAGAGTGAATACAAGAAAGCTCATGTACTTCCTCCGGGACACCAGATATTTCATGTATTCAACGCCTGCCCTTTTGAAAAAGTAAAAATTGTCATCTTGGGACAAGATCCCTATCCTAATCCGGGCCAATATTACGGGGTATGTTTTTCCGTACCGGATGGGGTAGCCATTCCCGGCTCTCTGGCAAATATTTTTAAAGAAATACACATGGACCTGGGGACCCCCATCCCGACTTCCGGGAATCTGGACCATTGGGTAGCCCAGGGGGTATTCCCCATGAACTCGGTACTCACGGTTCGGGCGCACGAAACGGGATCTCACAGAGACAAAGGCTGGGAAATTTTTACCGATGCCGTTATCAAAAAATTAAGTGATGAACGGGAGAACTTGGTTTTTATGTTATGGGGAAGTTATGCCAAAGAAAAAATGTCACTTATTGATACTCGCAAACATCTTGTGTTAACCACCGTACACCCCTCTCCCCGTTCTGCCGAGTATGGTTTCTTCGGTTGTAAACATTTCAGTAAAGCCAATGCCTTTCTACGAAGTAAGGGTATTCAAGAAATCAACTGGTAA
- a CDS encoding GNAT family N-acetyltransferase yields MKTGVSDLPRSVNQGNEFLMLREKKHRVRIEGEGFVVREWRFSDCDSLAENANNEKIWNNVMDHFPHPYTKQDAFDYISMVHAMPAPPMRFAIEVDGKAVGSIGFGSEGDIERVTAEIGYWLGESYWGRGIMPRVVAAVTRYAFETFGYQKLYALVFDYNPGSMRVLEKAGYQLEAVLHKAAVKNGKVIDFYYYSILKEN; encoded by the coding sequence ATGAAAACAGGTGTAAGCGATTTGCCCCGATCGGTGAATCAGGGAAATGAGTTCTTAATGTTACGGGAAAAAAAGCACAGAGTTAGGATTGAAGGAGAGGGATTCGTGGTGCGTGAATGGCGTTTTTCGGATTGTGATTCTTTAGCTGAAAATGCCAATAATGAGAAAATTTGGAATAATGTTATGGATCACTTTCCGCATCCATACACGAAACAAGATGCTTTTGATTATATCAGTATGGTTCACGCCATGCCTGCTCCCCCGATGCGATTTGCGATTGAGGTGGATGGGAAAGCAGTAGGAAGTATCGGGTTTGGTTCAGAAGGAGACATTGAACGGGTAACTGCCGAAATCGGTTATTGGCTGGGAGAATCTTACTGGGGAAGAGGAATCATGCCTAGAGTCGTGGCTGCCGTCACGCGATATGCGTTTGAAACGTTCGGCTACCAAAAACTTTACGCTTTGGTTTTTGATTACAATCCGGGATCAATGCGTGTATTGGAGAAAGCAGGGTATCAGTTGGAGGCGGTGTTGCACAAGGCGGCCGTGAAAAATGGGAAGGTGATAGACTTCTATTATTACAGTATCCTGAAAGAGAATTAA
- a CDS encoding PepSY-like domain-containing protein, with the protein MRGRILMVTLWMASLFVFAACHDDDDDDDKGYTPGKSVVAAFEAKFPNAVAVSWEKKGVYEKAEFHQNGQEMDAWFDASGQWMMTETDVLFANLPAEVKTGFNESIYSAWQVEDVDMLERLNMPTVYRLEIEKGNEEMLIYFNEKGELVKEVNEEASTLPTAVSSFITQQYPKALVVTVDRWQDGMLEVGILDDSLVKEILFDRNNGWMKTSWPVLKTDVPQVVLDVLKGEAYNSFSIASVQYIEYASGSDVYHFVLQKEHSMDISVEIDPQGNLVLD; encoded by the coding sequence ATGAGAGGAAGGATTTTAATGGTAACGTTATGGATGGCATCATTATTTGTTTTTGCCGCTTGTCATGATGATGACGACGATGATGATAAGGGGTATACCCCCGGAAAGAGTGTCGTGGCCGCTTTTGAGGCGAAGTTCCCGAATGCCGTGGCCGTGAGTTGGGAGAAAAAAGGAGTGTATGAAAAGGCGGAATTTCATCAGAACGGGCAGGAAATGGATGCTTGGTTTGATGCATCCGGCCAATGGATGATGACGGAGACGGACGTTCTGTTTGCCAATCTTCCGGCAGAGGTGAAGACGGGGTTTAACGAAAGCATATATAGTGCTTGGCAAGTGGAAGATGTCGATATGCTGGAACGTCTGAATATGCCCACGGTTTACCGCTTAGAGATAGAGAAGGGAAATGAGGAAATGTTGATTTATTTCAATGAGAAGGGAGAGCTGGTGAAGGAGGTAAATGAAGAGGCTTCTACTTTACCGACGGCGGTGAGTAGTTTCATTACCCAGCAGTACCCGAAGGCTTTGGTTGTTACGGTTGACCGTTGGCAGGATGGTATGTTGGAAGTCGGAATTTTGGATGATAGTTTGGTGAAAGAAATTTTGTTTGACCGGAATAACGGTTGGATGAAGACTTCTTGGCCGGTGTTGAAGACCGATGTGCCCCAGGTGGTGCTTGACGTGTTGAAGGGCGAGGCGTATAATAGTTTTTCCATTGCCAGCGTGCAATACATAGAATACGCTTCCGGTAGTGATGTTTACCATTTTGTTTTGCAGAAAGAACATTCGATGGATATAAGTGTAGAAATTGATCCTCAGGGGAATTTGGTTTTAGATTGA
- a CDS encoding response regulator transcription factor: MQNNNKSYRIVIIEPSMIISTGLKKLIETRNEFEVVAVVADCFHCLERINHLNPDIIVINPSAVELKKRQHLEELFEGVKDTAFVALVYQYIDPDILKQYHTTIDIADDGDKIAQKLLHSIDALSTPADLLDKNELSEREKEILISLAKGKINKEIADLHHISVHTVITHRKNIIRKTGIKSVSGLTVYAILNNLIDINEVE, translated from the coding sequence ATGCAAAACAATAATAAAAGTTATAGGATTGTTATTATTGAGCCGTCCATGATTATTTCAACCGGGCTGAAGAAGTTGATCGAAACGAGGAATGAGTTTGAGGTGGTAGCGGTTGTTGCCGATTGTTTTCATTGTCTGGAAAGAATTAATCATTTGAATCCGGATATTATAGTTATTAACCCTTCGGCCGTGGAATTGAAGAAACGGCAACATCTGGAAGAGTTGTTTGAAGGGGTGAAGGACACGGCTTTCGTGGCGTTAGTTTATCAGTATATCGATCCTGACATTCTGAAACAATATCACACGACAATTGATATTGCCGATGATGGTGATAAGATTGCACAGAAGTTACTACATTCAATCGATGCGTTGAGTACTCCGGCTGATTTGCTTGATAAGAATGAACTCTCCGAACGGGAGAAAGAGATTTTGATTTCCCTGGCAAAGGGGAAGATTAACAAGGAGATTGCGGATTTGCACCATATATCGGTACATACCGTGATTACTCACCGGAAAAATATTATTCGAAAAACCGGGATTAAGTCTGTTTCCGGGCTTACGGTGTACGCTATTTTGAACAATCTCATCGATATTAATGAGGTGGAGTGA
- a CDS encoding MFS transporter — protein sequence MNTSHVIITPENMTKDRKISICVFLSGFSCFAQLYYFQPLLPDLAQEFGLSASHSSLAISFSTLGMVVGLFTAMFVADSIPRKKLISAALLSSAVFSVICSYSPSFFLLVALSALKGFLLSGATSVSLAYISEEVQPRNKGKITGLYIAGNALGGMGGRVISSYLSSEFLWRIASVSIGVLCAIFAISFLIFSPRSVNFKPKRESFKSLIVSNLHLIVSVKLIPFYLIGSLMLGIFVSLYNYLGFYLVKEPFNFSPYLIHYIYFMYLFGVFGSIATAKLTALYNHFKILKTIIALSVAGLLLLYINNFWIVTLGLAIFTFNFFVVHVICNRIVSDYNLQKRSVTISIYLLFYYMGSSVWGSATGVVLDHFGWQWFIAGLILLTFILYAIAYKGSKLIENEQK from the coding sequence ATGAATACAAGTCACGTAATTATCACTCCGGAGAATATGACCAAGGACCGCAAGATCTCCATTTGTGTCTTCTTGTCCGGTTTCTCCTGTTTTGCCCAGTTATACTATTTCCAACCTCTCCTGCCAGATCTGGCTCAAGAGTTTGGATTATCAGCCAGCCACAGTAGTCTGGCCATATCATTCTCCACGCTCGGAATGGTAGTAGGACTGTTCACGGCAATGTTCGTGGCAGACTCGATTCCAAGGAAAAAACTGATTAGCGCGGCGCTATTATCGTCAGCCGTCTTTTCGGTAATCTGCTCTTATTCGCCCTCTTTCTTCTTGTTGGTAGCATTAAGCGCCCTGAAAGGATTCCTGCTATCAGGAGCCACTTCCGTATCTCTGGCTTATATATCTGAAGAAGTTCAACCCCGGAATAAAGGAAAAATCACCGGACTCTACATTGCCGGAAACGCCTTGGGAGGAATGGGTGGACGAGTAATTTCTTCCTATCTCAGCAGTGAATTCTTGTGGCGCATCGCCTCCGTCTCAATCGGTGTATTATGTGCCATATTTGCCATATCATTCCTGATATTCAGTCCCCGTTCAGTTAATTTCAAACCCAAGCGGGAAAGTTTCAAATCATTGATCGTTTCCAACCTTCACTTGATCGTCTCCGTGAAATTGATCCCCTTCTATCTGATCGGTTCCCTCATGTTAGGGATATTCGTGAGCTTGTACAATTACCTCGGCTTTTATCTGGTAAAAGAACCGTTTAACTTCTCCCCGTACCTAATTCACTATATCTATTTCATGTACCTGTTCGGGGTATTCGGCTCGATCGCCACGGCAAAATTGACAGCATTGTACAACCATTTCAAAATACTGAAAACAATCATCGCACTTTCCGTGGCAGGATTGCTCTTGCTATACATTAACAACTTCTGGATCGTCACGCTTGGACTGGCCATTTTCACGTTTAATTTCTTCGTGGTACACGTGATCTGTAACCGAATCGTCAGCGACTACAACCTCCAAAAACGCTCGGTCACCATCTCCATCTACCTCCTGTTCTATTACATGGGGTCCAGTGTATGGGGATCAGCCACCGGAGTCGTTCTCGACCATTTCGGTTGGCAGTGGTTTATCGCCGGACTGATTCTACTCACGTTCATCCTGTACGCCATCGCTTATAAAGGCTCGAAATTGATAGAAAACGAGCAAAAGTAA
- a CDS encoding hemerythrin domain-containing protein has protein sequence MNSHLFSADMKLADVIHADYSLLLLLHRFGINLGFGDKTVRECCEANHVSCTLFLMICNVYSNEQYLPTEKEIEGIGANVDQLIAYLKNSHSYYLENRMLSIQEQLKEISEGCEQQHQQILNLFFNEYKNEVIRHFDYEEVTVFPYISNMVKGARPEDYEIGVFRENHSNIDDKLNDLKNIIMKYLPGDTLSDMRIRVLFGIFALEEDLSKHSLIEDKILVPLVMKLEQRYAKQ, from the coding sequence ATGAATTCACATCTATTTTCCGCAGATATGAAACTGGCGGACGTCATTCATGCTGATTATTCACTGTTGTTACTGTTACATCGGTTTGGAATAAATCTGGGATTCGGGGATAAAACAGTCCGGGAATGTTGCGAGGCGAATCATGTTTCGTGTACGTTATTCCTGATGATTTGTAACGTGTATAGCAACGAGCAATACCTGCCGACGGAGAAAGAGATCGAGGGAATAGGTGCGAACGTGGACCAGTTGATTGCTTACTTGAAAAATTCTCATTCTTATTACTTGGAAAACCGGATGCTTTCTATTCAGGAGCAGTTAAAAGAGATTTCTGAAGGGTGCGAACAGCAACATCAGCAAATATTGAATCTTTTTTTCAATGAATACAAGAATGAGGTGATTCGTCATTTTGATTACGAGGAAGTGACGGTCTTCCCTTATATCTCGAATATGGTGAAAGGGGCTCGTCCGGAAGATTACGAGATCGGGGTGTTCAGGGAGAATCATAGTAATATTGATGATAAATTGAATGATTTGAAGAATATCATCATGAAATATTTACCGGGAGACACGTTGTCGGATATGCGTATCCGGGTGTTATTCGGAATCTTTGCCTTGGAAGAGGATTTGAGCAAACATTCTTTAATCGAGGATAAAATACTTGTTCCTTTAGTAATGAAATTAGAGCAACGGTATGCAAAACAATAA